The following are encoded in a window of Manihot esculenta cultivar AM560-2 chromosome 8, M.esculenta_v8, whole genome shotgun sequence genomic DNA:
- the LOC110621235 gene encoding dnaJ protein ERDJ3A gives MNKRFTLSLTVVLSLVLLFGEAKTIDPYKVLGVEKNAGQREIQKAFHKLSLQYHPDKNKNKGAQEKFAQINNAYEILSDEEKRKNYDLYGDEKGNPGFDAGYPGDQGGYTYFKGGGQGQSHFSFRPDEWQNMGGQGGSQSFSFSFGGPSSQNSFGFGMNDIFSNLFGGDGGRNQFGGFSGSSRSQSGFGFRSSPKSFKPINSKIFKKEIAEQGMTWLLLSYTPSLRGSHYYESIIQEVADSFQGALKVGTINCETEKSFCIELGIHPRQVPRVFVYSYKASDKGSLVEYNGDLVARNLKTFCQEHLPRFSKRIDLKHLETSSGSKEKLPRVLLLSTKKDTPVIWRVLSGLYHNRFNFNDAEVHGVSDPLVKKLGVDALPAIVGWLSNGEKHVLKAGISVKDLQSAVQDLSTLLDGFDKKNKKTASSQARKRDDPVEEQLPLLTGLNFEALCGEKNPVCIVGAFRNSKAREKLESILSEVSQKSFSRQRNAASGAGDSVTYTLLDANKQPAFLNAFEKSGFKSSDKLLLAYKPRKGKFAILKSEMTAEEVERFISSVLNGDVQFTKTRQKPVIK, from the exons ATGAACAAGCGCTTTACATTGTCATTGACTGTCGTTTTATCTTTGGTTCTGTTATTTGGAGAGGCGAAAACTATTGATCCTTACAAG GTTCTTGGTGTTGAGAAGAACGCAGGTCAACGTGAAATTCAGAAAGCCTTCCACAA GCTCTCTCTTCAATATCATCCTGACAAGAATAAAAATAAGGGTGCTCAAGAGAAGTTTGCTCAGATCAATAACG CATATGAGATTCTATCAGATgaagagaaaaggaaaaattatgATCTATATGGAGATGAGAAGGGCAATCCTGGATTTGATGCTGGCTATCCTGGGGACCAGGGTGGATATACTTATTTTAAAGGTGGTGGACAGGGGCAAAGTCATTTTTCATTCAGGCCAGATGAATGGCAAAACATGGGGGGACAGGGAGGTTCCCAATCATTCTCGTTTTCATTTGGTGGTCCCAGTTCTCAGAATTCATTTGGTTTTGGCATGAATGATATTTTTTCCAATCTTTTTGGGGGTGATGGTGGTCGCAATCAGTTTGGTGGTTTCAGTGGTTCTTCCAGGTCTCAATCTGGTTTTGGCTTTAGGAGCTCCCCTAAGAGTTTCAAGcctataaattctaaaattttcaaGAAAGAAATTGCTGAACAAGGCATGACTTGGCTTTTGTTATCCTATACTCCTTCATTGAGAGGTAGCCACTATTATGAATCAATCATACAGGAGGTTGCTGATTCATTCCAAGGAGCTCTGAAG GTAGGAACCATTAATTGTGAAACTGAGAAGTCCTTTTGTATTGAGCTTGGCATACATCCCCGCCAAGTGCCAAGGGTATTTGTCTATTCATACAAAGCAAGTGATAAGGGTTCTTTGGTGGAGTACAATGGTGATTTGGTTGCTAGGAATTTGAAGACTTTTTGTCAAGAACATTTGCCGAGGTTTTCAAAGCGGATTGATCTGAAACACCTTGAGACTTCCTCTGGTAGCAAGGAAAAATTGCCCAGAGTTTTACTTCTCTCCACCAAAAAAGATACACCTGTGATTTGGCGTGTCCTTAGTGGCTTATATCATAATCGCTTCAATTTCAATGATGCAGAG GTTCATGGTGTCAGTGATCCACTGGTAAAAAAGTTAGGAGTTGATGCACTTCCGGCTATAGTTGGTTGGTTATCAAATGGGGAAAAGCATGTCTTAAAAGCAGGGATTTCTGTGAAAGATTTGCAATCTGCAGTTCAAGATCTTAGCACCTTACTTGATGGTTTTGATAAAAAGAATAAGAAGACAGCATCAAGTCAAGCTCGAAAGCGTGATGATCCTGTTGAGGAACAGTTACCTTTGTTGACAGGGTTGAATTTTGAAGCTCTGTGCGGGGAAAAGAATCCCGTTTGCATCGTAGGTGCTTTCAGAAATTCAAAAGCAAGGGAGAAACTGGAATCCATCTTATCCGAG GTATCTCAAAAATCATTTTCAAGGCAAAGGAATGCAGCGTCTGGTGCTGGGGATTCTGTTACATATACTCTCTTAGATGCAAACAAGCAGCCAGCATTCTTAAACGCATTTGAAAAATCTGGATTCAAGTCATCAGATAAGTTACTGTTGGCATACAAACCTCGAAAGGGGAAGTTTGCCATATTGAAGAGTGAAATGACTGCAGAAGAAGTGGAGAGATTCATTAGCTCTGTTCTTAATGGAGATGTACAATTTACCAAGACAAGACAAAAGCCAGTGATCAAATGA